CCGAGCACGTGCCGAGATAGAGTAACCGCACCATGCGCCTGACCATCGACCATCGCACGACCTATCGCTTCACCGCGCCGCAGGGGCGCGTCGTGCAGCTGTTGCGGATGACGCCGCGCAACACCCATGACCAGACGGTGGCGGACTGGAACATCGCGGTCGATTGCGACGCGCGGCTGCGCCAGCATCGCGACGGCTTCGGCAATCTGACGACGATGCTCTATGCCGAGGGGCCGCTCGATACGCTGGAGATTGTCGTGTCGGGCGAGGTGGTGACCAGCACGTCGCGCGGCGTGCTGCACGGCACGTTCGAGCCGCTCGCCCCGGCGCTGTACCTGCGCAGCACCCCCGCGACGCAGGCCGAACCGGCGCTGGTGGCGTTCGCGCGCGAGGCGACCGCGGATCGCACGCCGATCGGCGCGCTTCACGCGCTCAACCGTGCCTTGCATGCGCGCTTCGAGCTGGTCGGGGGACGGCCCGAGGCGGGGCTGACCGTCACCTCCGCCTTCGCGCGCGACACCGCGACGTCGCGCGATCTGGCGCAGATGTTCGTCGCGGCGGCGCGCGCGGTGGCGGTGCCGGCGCGCTACGTCACCGGATATTGCGATTTGCAGGCCGGGGAACGCCCGACCCCGCATGGCTGGGCGGAGGCGTGGGTCGAGGGACTAGGCTGGATCGGGTTCGATCCCACGCTGGGCGAATCACCGGAGGAGC
The genomic region above belongs to Sphingomonas phyllosphaerae 5.2 and contains:
- a CDS encoding transglutaminase family protein → MRLTIDHRTTYRFTAPQGRVVQLLRMTPRNTHDQTVADWNIAVDCDARLRQHRDGFGNLTTMLYAEGPLDTLEIVVSGEVVTSTSRGVLHGTFEPLAPALYLRSTPATQAEPALVAFAREATADRTPIGALHALNRALHARFELVGGRPEAGLTVTSAFARDTATSRDLAQMFVAAARAVAVPARYVTGYCDLQAGERPTPHGWAEAWVEGLGWIGFDPTLGESPEEHHVRVAVALDAAGCSPVAGSRLGEGRESLDVEVQVSGEA